TGTCGCCTGTCTTTTCATCGTAATATTCAATAGGCTGCCAGCCTTGATCGTAGGCTACCTTTACCGTTCCTTTCTTTTTAATGTAACGAAGTTCTTCCACGGTGAAAGAAGGTGCTGCCATTTTTCCTTTGATAAAATATTTATTTTGTATTTGCATATCGTAAGAAGGATTGCTGTTTTTTATGTTTTGCATGGACTTGTTCAGCTCGTCCATCAAGGATTGATTTTTTTTATTAATCCCGTAATACAGCGGATGCTCGTCCATCTTTCCAATGACTTTGCTGTATTTTTTATTCGTTTCAGCAGAGGTAAGAATTGCCTGAATCTCTCCCTGCTCCAGAGCACGTTCCATATCTTTTAACGAATCATAATATTTTTTATGTAGCGTTATATGATTTTGTTTGGCATACTCATTCAAATATAGCTCTTGATAATCATTTTTCAAAATACCTACTGAAATTCCGTTCATTTTAGAAAAATCATCAAAATTCAAATTCATATTATTCATCGTTGTATATAGTTCGGTTTCAGAAACCCGGTTGGACAAGTGAGAATAAATGATTTTATCAGACTTTAAGGCATTCTTATCCAGTCCGCCCACAATATCCACATCCCCTCTTTCCAGCATTTGAACGCATTCCTGGAAGGTTGCGATGATAAAAGTATAGTCCCATCCTGCAAACTGGGATATTTCTTGTAAGTAATCATATCCATATCCCGAATAGGTTCCATTTTTATCTGCCTCTTGATAGCCATCATACAGATAATATCCAACCCTTACAATTTTCCTTTCCGGATTACTTTTTACTTCTCCAAAGGAAGTCTGGGGCGGTGTAAAAAAAAGCATTATTAATAAAGCTAAAAAAGCAATAGAAATCCTGACTGCAATTTCAATTACATGCTGATTACTCTTCACCATAATATTGCTTCTCCCTTAATTTTAAATTTACCTATAGTATAGTAAAAATTCCGACAACTTTCTACCTGATTTTGGAATTTTCAAAAATTAATTGGAAGGTATTTAAAAAATAAGTAAAAAAAATAGGTGGATTAAAATCCACCTGTTTTTTTATCGTTTTCGTCTGGCTCCGTTTTCTGCCAGATTCATTCTGCTGATCTGTTTTAGCAGACTGACTTGCGCTCTGGCGATCTCGTCTGCGCCTGCATTCGTACAATCATGGCATTCCAGCCACTTTTCTACGGTTTCTTTCCTCTTCTTAGCCCTTGCTACATCTATTTCTTCATCCCATTCAGCCGCATCTGTATATATGACAAAATTTTCTTTTATGTCAATATATCCGCCGGCTATGGTTGCCGCCTTAAATTCAGTAGAGCCTTCTTCCTTAATCAGCATAATGCCGATATCGAGGAGCTTACACGCCCAGGTATGATCTGCCATAAATCCTTCTTCACCTGTTAGGGTTCGGACTATAACCATCTCAACCTTATCTTTATAGAATAGTTTTGAAGGTGTTATAACTTCAAGTTGGACACTCTTAGCCATTTTCTTATCTCCCTTCCCGGCGAAAAATTATTTTGACGCCTTAAACTTTTCTACAACTTCGTCTATACCGCCCGCAAGCAAGAATAGAGACTCAGGGATATCATCGTGTTTTCCTTCAAGAATTTCTTTAAATCCACGAATGGTTTCCTTTAACGGAATATATTTTCCTTCCATACCTGTAAACTGTTCGGCAACGCTGAACGGCTGTGAAAGGAATCTCTGAATTTTTCTTGCTCTGGAAACGATAAGCTTATCAGAATCTGATAATTCATCCATACCAAGAATAGCAATAATATCCTGTAAATCCTTGTATCTCTGCAGAACTTCCTGTACGCTTCTGGCTGTTTCATAGTGTTCTTCACCAAGGATATTCGGATCCATGATTCTTGAAGTGGATTCAAGCGGATCAACTGCCGGATAAATACCAAGCGCACTGATGGAACGTGACAATACTGTCGTAGCATCCAAGTGAGCAAAAGTAGTTGCCGGTGCCGGGTCAGTCAAGTCATCAGCCGGTACATAAATAGCCTGTACTGATGTGATAGAACCCTTCTTTGTCGAAGTAATTCTTTCCTGTAATGCACCCATTTCAGTCGCAAGTGTTGGTTGATAGCCTACTGCTGACGGTACACGTCCAAGTAGTGCCGATACCTCTGAACCCGCTTGTGTAAATCTAAAGATATTATCAATGAACAGAAGTACATCCTGTCCTTCCACGTCTCTAAAGTATTCTGCCATGGTCAAACCTGTCAGGGCTACTCTCATTCTAGCTCCCGGCGGTTCATTCATCTGACCAAATACCATCGCTGTTTTCTCAATAACGCCTGATTCTATCATTTCATAGTACAGGTCATTACCTTCTCTTGTTCTTTCGCCTACGCCTGCGAATACGGAAATACCGCCGTGTTCCTTTGCGATATTATTGATCAGCTCCTGAATAAGAACTGTCTTTCCTACACCGGCACCTCCGAAAAGACCAACCTTTCCGCCTCTTGTGTACGGTGCGATCAAGTCAATGACCTTGATTCCCGTTTCGAAAATCCTGGCGCTTGTATCCTGTTCTTCAAAAGGTGGAGCATCTCTGTGAATAGAGTGCTTTTCCGCAGTAACAACAGGACCCTTCTCGTCTATGGTTTCACCTATAACATTGAACAAT
This region of Aminipila luticellarii genomic DNA includes:
- a CDS encoding F0F1 ATP synthase subunit epsilon yields the protein MAKSVQLEVITPSKLFYKDKVEMVIVRTLTGEEGFMADHTWACKLLDIGIMLIKEEGSTEFKAATIAGGYIDIKENFVIYTDAAEWDEEIDVARAKKRKETVEKWLECHDCTNAGADEIARAQVSLLKQISRMNLAENGARRKR
- the atpD gene encoding F0F1 ATP synthase subunit beta translates to MEQNKGIIHQIIGPVIDIKFSPEHMPELLNAIIIKYEGKDIVAEVSKHVGDDIVKCIALSSTDGLTRGMEAIDTGSPIQVPVGKEVLGRLFNVIGETIDEKGPVVTAEKHSIHRDAPPFEEQDTSARIFETGIKVIDLIAPYTRGGKVGLFGGAGVGKTVLIQELINNIAKEHGGISVFAGVGERTREGNDLYYEMIESGVIEKTAMVFGQMNEPPGARMRVALTGLTMAEYFRDVEGQDVLLFIDNIFRFTQAGSEVSALLGRVPSAVGYQPTLATEMGALQERITSTKKGSITSVQAIYVPADDLTDPAPATTFAHLDATTVLSRSISALGIYPAVDPLESTSRIMDPNILGEEHYETARSVQEVLQRYKDLQDIIAILGMDELSDSDKLIVSRARKIQRFLSQPFSVAEQFTGMEGKYIPLKETIRGFKEILEGKHDDIPESLFLLAGGIDEVVEKFKASK